A window from Phoenix dactylifera cultivar Barhee BC4 unplaced genomic scaffold, palm_55x_up_171113_PBpolish2nd_filt_p 000882F, whole genome shotgun sequence encodes these proteins:
- the LOC120107498 gene encoding pentatricopeptide repeat-containing protein At2g01390-like — MFLVCLKGLYFTTQDVYSCLYQSTSGKFEAALEVMSKMQEAGVQPDKAACNILVQKCSKAGETSAMTQILKYMKEHSIVLRRAVFLEALEALKINCESDHLLQEVNPHLSSEGIEDDLDSEPSVTDTASLIDRGIILNLLARQNLIAIELVLSEMTNKDIKMDSELISAIVQSSCANCRPSCAVMAFNYCLKMRKNLDRTAYTSLLGLFIRINAFEKVLEIVEEMIKSDTSFGTYLVSLLIYKLGCAGLPASATKIFYLLPMDQNVVTFTALMDAYFQADEVDKSLELFSEMKRKGIPISFGTYNVLIVGLERAGRRSDAEVYRKEKRRFQWHEYSREGVSTEESLCNCLFGAD; from the coding sequence ATGTTTCTAGTCTGCTTAAAGGGTCTATATTTTACTACGCAAGATGTTTACAGTTGTTTATATCAATCAACTTCAGGTAAATTTGAAGCTGCTCTTGAAGTCATGAGCAAAATGCAAGAAGCAGGAGTTCAACCAGACAAAGCTGCATGCAATATTCTTGTCCAGAAATGTTCTAAAGCTGGAGAGACATCGGCTATGACTCAAATTCTCAAGTATATGAAGGAGCACTCAATTGTTCTCCGTCGTGCAGTATTTTTGGAAGCACTAGAAGCTTTAAAAATTAACTGTGAGAGTGATCATCTCCTCCAAGAAGTAAACCCTCATCTATCTTCTGAAGGTATTGAAGATGATTTAGACTCTGAACCGAGTGTTACTGATACTGCATCTCTTATAGATAGGGGCATTATTCTTAATCTTTTGGCAAGACAGAATTTGATTGCCATAGAACTTGTACTCAGTGAGATGACTAATAAGGATATCAAAATGGATTCTGAACTGATATCTGCTATTGTGCAATCCAGCTGTGCAAATTGTAGGCCATCATGTGCAGTAATGGCATTTAATTACTGTTtaaaaatgaggaaaaatctTGATAGAACTGCATACACCTCCCTGCTTGGTCTCTTCATCAGAATCAATGCATTTGAGAAAGTTTTGGAGATTGTTGAAGAAATGATTAAATCTGATACTAGCTTTGGGACATATCTTGTTTCTCTCTTGATATATAAGCTTGGTTGTGCTGGACTTCCTGCTTCTGCTACaaagattttttatttattacccATGGACCAGAATGTTGTGACGTTTACAGCTCTAATGGATGCTTATTTTCAAGCTGATGAAGTTGATAAAAGTCTTGAGCTCTTTTCAGAAATGAAAAGGAAAGGTATTCCTATTTCATTTGGCACATACAATGTTCTAATAGTTGGTCTAGAAAGGGCTGGCAGAAGAAGTGATGCAGAAGTTTACaggaaagagaagaggagaTTTCAGTGGCATGAATATTCTCGAGAGGGAGTTTCAACAGAAGAGAGCTTGTGTAACTGTCTTTTTGGTGCAGATTGA